In one window of Vanessa atalanta chromosome 10, ilVanAtal1.2, whole genome shotgun sequence DNA:
- the LOC125066945 gene encoding uncharacterized protein LOC125066945, with translation MEYQDQDINYDNIIETLLNTFGNAFSRDCLFAIVEDCGGDLEQSANAIINMMDCNLESPSWTDTKEHVLTENVCANQINTRQQNVNSYNMGCENIPKTPSTNSTVDIPKETNCVTSYAGASRKQCQQVQPNQPAQFSQRDPKRKITTSQNFWTDQLKQILSYHKDGVRVLIIMRGLSGSGKTYLAKKLIDAIYPVQSERNYSTHIFSTDNYFMQNNLYVFDKSRLSEFHERNERMARNSMVKGVSPVIIDNTNVELWEMKPYVYEGIKNGYIVEVVEPNTPWARNPKQLQRHTLHNVPIHTIQRKLDTYQNGVTGAFLIRYFGYHYESTMRPPVLRLVPPIVREIETTVPLENDKNIPTKNMDNKSQESDQISDNQDVTGQPSSSKMSDENLFKELNLQTSEIKDAKNSLENTNLTEMKISLEEIEKIEEEWENGEDWNDNSNNIVKESECLQSAEARPQRKELPKSSKNEQLLASVGECQDWSKISMFLPSWGESSRLPEVTKVIVEKKSSSTCIELGDTEISVLKNPLKIITATSRDINESYVELKNTKIPDKWMLDKSTSTTNNQILNDMPRCGNEEKHFNLFRKLFKNIPRSDLRHIFDNCNGDVNWAVDIVLDGVDNQKLGTRDTNEVSDTEVEEENEDLCTCLAAYDILPDQNESSSPIEPEPNVVQTLSPVNTKKGKREIAMSEASIQLKRQIEENVVIPDNHYSQHCLKIRKIRRGECITEENNEENVSASDNTEDLVDESNIPGTSGLSDENVNNDNSVCTSKNDDSEASDGETTSEDELDKIVNINIGHLFVKQIDAIFGRADMQYPPSVEPRISIRTSLLNEINALWMESLMYQLEQCYKQTNLMIKQDEETARLLLLKEEELLRDGREPDFPDFKEIMDMDLALTLYYKDVEEWRNREPADLAAKLSRDKLYNLFPEISKDILSELLMAHDNNFQATVEVLLISTGRANILDDKNGISKFVMEKEIERQEKILDKEKKELSKVEWPLLPTPEKVDMETVQMYRDQAENHLSRRNLNFQKAQDYIRRGMTQVATFYSEYASYHTKKYEQANSLAAATLMQLNALNCADNATIDLHYLRVGEAKESLDLFLDTHIQKLRETQARTGIRSHTLFFITGRGLHSNGKPRVKPAVMKRLQERGLSFYERNPGLLTAKVCADDKLSYQIA, from the exons ATGGAATACCAAGATCAAgacataaattatgataatattattgagaCTCTTTTGAACACATTTGGTAATGCGTTTAGCAGAGATTGTCTGTTTGCGATTGTTGAAGATTGCGGAGGCGAtc tTGAACAGTCTGCAAatgctattataaatatgatggATTGTAATTTGGAGTCACCGAGTTGGACAGACACAAAAGAACATGTTTTAACAGAAAATGTTTGTGCAAATCAAATTAACACAAGACAACAAAATGTTAATTCATACAACATGGGTTGTGAAAATATACCCAAGACTCCAAGTACAAATTCTACAGTGGATATTCCAAAAGAAACAAATTGTGTGACCTCCTATGCTGGTGCATCAAGAAAACAATGCCAACAAGTTCAGCCTAATCAGCCAGCCCAATTTTCGCAACGAGAtccaaaaagaaaaattacaacTTCTCAAAATTTTTGGACAGACCAgttgaaacaaattttatcatacCACAAAGACGGTGTACGTGTTTTGATTATTATGCGTGGATTATCAGGTAGTGGAAAGACATACCTTGCAAAGAAACTTATTGATGCTATTTATCCGGTGCAGAGTGAACGAAACTATTCCACTCACATTTTCAGtacagataattattttatgcagaATAATTTGTATGTGTTTGACAAAAGCAGGCTTTCAGAATTTCATGAACGAAACGAAAGAATGGCAAGAAATAGTATGGTTAAAGGAGTCAGTCCAGTAATTATTGATAATACTAATGTGGAACTCTGGGAAATGAAACCTTATGTATATGAAGGCATTAAGAATGGTTATATAGTTGAAGTAGTTGAACCAAATACACCCTGGGCAAGAAATCCAAAGCAACTTCAGAGACATACACTTCATAATGTTCCAATTCATACTATCCAAAGAAAACTTGACACCTACCAAAATGGTGTGACTGGTGcctttttaataagatattttggaTACCATTACGAATCTACTATGAGACCTCCCGTTTTAAGACTTGTACCTCCTATTGTTCGAGAAATCGAAACAACTGTTCCtcttgaaaatgataaaaatatcccTACAAAAAATATGGACAATAAAAGCCAGGAATCTGATCAAATTTCAGATAATCAAGATGTTACTGGACAACCTTCTTCTTCTAAAATGTCTGATGAAAACTTGTTTAaggaattaaatttacaaactaGTGAGATTAAAGACGCAAAAAATTCATTGGAAAATACGAATTTgactgaaatgaaaatatcgctagaagaaatagaaaaaatagaAGAAGAATGGGAGAATGGAGAAGACTGGAACGACAActcaaataatatagtaaaagaaaGCGAATGTCTTCAATCGGCTGAAGCGAGACCTCAAAGAAAAGAGTTACCAAAATCATCGAAAAATGAACAATTGTTAGCATCGGTGGGAGAATGTCAGGATTGGAGTAAAATTTCGATGTTTTTACCATCTTGGGGTGAAAGTAGCCGTTTACCAGAAGTGACAAAAGTAATTGTAGAGAAAAAGTCAAGTTCCACGTGCATTGAATTAGGCGATACTGaaatttcagttttaaaaaatCCTCTCAAAATAATAACAGCCACATCGAGAGATATCAATGAATCTTACGTGGAATTGAAAAACACTAAGATTCCTGATAAATGGATGCTAGATAAAAGCACTTCTACCactaataatcaaatattaaatgatatgcCACGGTGCGGAAATGAAgagaaacattttaatttgtttcggAAATTGTTTAAGAATATTCCAAGATCCGAtttaagacatatttttgataattgtaACGGTGATGTTAATTGGGCAGTCGATATTGTTCTTGATGGTGTGGATAATCAAAAATTAGGTACACGCGATACAAACGAAGTTTCTGACACAGAAGTAGAAGAAGAAAATGAAGATCTCTGCACATGTTTAGCCGCATACGATATTTTACCCGATCAGAATGAGTCCTCATCACCAATTGAACCAGAGCCAAATGTAGTTCAGACTTTGTCAcctgttaatacaaaaaaaggtAAAAGAGAAATTGCAATGTCAGAGGCATCTATACAATTGAAACGACAAATAGAAGAAAACGTTGTAATACCAGACAATCATTACTCACAACATTGCTTAAAAATCAGGAAAATTCGGCGCGGTGAATGTATTACAGAGGAAAATAATGAAGAAAATGTAAGTGCTTCGGATAATACGGAGGATCTCGTTGACGAAAGTAATATTCCGGGTACATCGGGACTATCAGATGAAAATGTAAACAATGACAATAGTGTTTGTACTTCTAAAAATGATGATAGCGAAGCAAGTGACGGCGAAACGACATCTGAAGATGAACTTGATAAGATAGTAAATATCAACATCGGACATTTGTTCGTCAAACAGATAGATGCGATTTTTGGGCGGGCTGATATGCAATATCCACCTTCAGTAGAGCCTAGGATTAGTATACGTACGTCGCTCTTGAATGAGATCAACGCTTTATGGATGGAGTCCCTAATGTATCAGTTGGAACAatgttataaacaaacaaatttaatgatTAAACAGGATGAAGAAACTGCgag attattattattaaaagaagagGAATTATTAAGAGACGGAAGAGAACCTGATTTCCcagattttaaagaaattatggACATGGATTTAGCACTTACGTTGTATTATAAAGATGTAGAAGAATGGCGTAACCGGGAACCTGCTGATTTAGCAGCCAAACTTTCAAGAGATAAGTTGTATAACTTGTTTCCGGAGATTTCCAAAGATATCTTGTCTGAGTTGCTTATGGCTCATGACAACAATTTTCAAGCAACTGTTGAG GTACTATTGATTTCAACGGGTCGGGCTAATATACTTGACGATAAAAATGGCATCAGCAAATTTGTCATGGAGAAGGAAATAGAGAGGCAAGAGAAAATTCTCGATAAAGAGAAGAAG GAACTGTCAAAAGTCGAATGGCCATTGCTACCGACTCCGGAGAAGGTTGATATGGAAACGGTGCAGATGTATCGCGACCAGGCTGAAAATCATTTGTCAAGACGAAACTT aaacttTCAAAAGGCTCAAGATTACATACGAAGAGGAATGACTCAAGTAGCGACCTTTTACTCAGAGTACGCGTCTTATCACACTAAGAAATATGAACAAGCCAACAGTTTGGCCGCTGCCACACTTATGCAG ttGAACGCATTAAACTGCGCTGATAATGCCACGATCGACCTACATTACCTTAGAGTTGGGGAAGCAAAGGAATCCCTCGATTTATTCCTTGACACACATATTCAAAAACTGAGAGAAACGCAAGCCAGAACTGGCATTAGATCGCACACCCTGTTCTTCATAACCGGACGTGGACTGCACAGCAACGGGAAACCCCGAGTTAAGCCAGCTGTCATGAAGAGGCTTCAAGAACGAGGTTTGAG ctTTTACGAACGCAATCCCGGCTTGCTCACTGCCAAGGTCTGCGCGGACGACAAGCTATCCTACCAAATCGCTTAG
- the LOC125066689 gene encoding cyclin-dependent kinase 8, protein MGDNFQNNKTMAPVMMDYEFKIKTQNERSKVEDLFDYEGCKVGRGTYGHVYKARRKDGSDTKDYALKQIEGTGLSMSACREIALLRELKHPNVINLIRVFLSHTDRKVWLLFDYAEHDLWHIIKFHRAAKANKKSVMVPKGMVKSLLYQILDGIHYLHSNWVLHRDLKPANILVMGEGPERGRVKIADMGFARLFNAPLKPLADLDPVVVTFWYRAPELLLGARHYTKAIDIWAIGCIFAELLTSEPIFHCRQEDIKTSNPYHHDQLDRIFNVMGFPQEKDWEDIRKMPEHATLVKDFKRSNYQNCSLSKYMDRHKIKPDSKAFSLLQRLLLMDPNRRITSEQAMQDPYFSEDPLPTQDVFAGCPIPYPKREFLTDDDQEDKGESKARQNQQQQQPNTQQNQVQANNHDHAANNAKRMRMSGQNQGNTGGGGGQQEFHQQQQMMFGGQQQGGGSQQQGNFQQRF, encoded by the exons atgggtGATAactttcaaaacaataaaacaatggCTCCGGTAATGATGGATTacgagtttaaaataaaaacacaaaatgaaCGATCGAAAGTGGAAGATTTGTTTGACTACGAAGGGTGTAAGGTTGGACGAGGCACTTACGGCCATGTATATAAAGCCAGAAGGAAAGACGGTTCTGATACTAAAGATTACGCGTTAAAGCAGATAGAAGGAACAGGACTTTCAATGTCAGCTTGTAGGGAAATTGCG ctCCTCCGTGAATTGAAACATCCAAATGTAATTAATCTTATAAGAGTATTCCTTTCCCACACTGATCGTAAGGTTtggttattatttgattatgcTGAGCATGACCTGTGGCATATAATAAAGTTCCACAGAGCAGCCAAAGctaataaaaaatctgtaatGGTTCCTAAAGGGATGGTAAAAAGTttgttatatcaaatattagatggaatacattatttacattcaaaCTGGGTTTTACATAGAGATTTG AAACCAGCTAACATACTTGTAATGGGTGAAGGGCCAGAAAGGGGCAGAGTGAAGATTGCTGATATGGGTTTTGCAAGGCTATTTAATGCCCCATTGAAACCTTTGGCTGATTTGGATCCAGTAGTAGTCACATTTTGGTATAGAGCTCCGGAATTGTTATTAGGAGCAAGACATTACACAAAAGCTATTG ATATTTGGGCAATTGGGTGTATATTTGCTGAATTATTGACATCTGAACCAATATTCCATTGTCGTCAAGAGGATATAAAAACCAGCAATCCTTATCATCACGATCAGCTTGACAGAATTTTCAATGTAATGGGTTTCCCTCAAGAGAAAGATTGGGAGGATATAAGAAAAATGCCCGAGCATGCAACATTGGTAAAGGATTTCAAAAGATCTAA TTATCAAAATTGTTCATTAAGTAAATACATGGACCGACACAAAATAAAGCCAGACAGTAAAGCATTCAGTCTTTTGCAACGACTCCTACTTATGGATCCTAATAGAAGAATAACTTCGGAACAAGCAATGCAGGATCCTTACTTTTCTGAAGATCCTTTACCAACACAG gatgTTTTTGCTGGCTGTCCTATACCATACCCAAAACGAGAGTTCTTGACTGACGATGACCAAGAAGACAAGGGCGAGTCGAAAGCACGACAaaatcaacaacaacaacagccTAAT acCCAGCAGAACCAAGTTCAAGCGAACAATCATGACCATGCAGCTAACAACGCTAAAAGAATGAGGATGTCAG gTCAAAACCAAGGAAATACTGGAGGTGGTGGAGGACAACAGGAGTTCCATCAACAACAACAAATGATGTTTGGTGGGCAACAACAAGGCGGTGGTTCGCAACAACAGGGCAATTTTcaacaaagattttaa
- the LOC125066690 gene encoding mucin-2-like isoform X1: MEDAFALVVLTLLQLCRAEISNTEWYAANLINDPSYTPKPITEIFTTDLNFSPKIPTISTQTNTRITPPATTTTSTTPATTTFSNSDSTTQQDQAQRIPFQIVGVPGPQQPQIITQAVTDPKNELSSFLLIFDPRQQTSQLFPQPINTSPPTSTVTQSTTTETPTTSMRTRSTTVPPQTSTQTTNMQETTILPRNLQQQTIPLAPTVVSPSFVPGRWDIRNIVYPNFPIINTGCNTTTVSNTVVGSSTITPQTVRPGTGSGNPFLTVRLKAPKGSLTNIRINPTTTTKKPTTTRRRKSNKKSNDYEICLRSCDGKKEPICSSPIGVFPINPDRLKGFASLCHMACHNSFRKDQVYEKVTEGRCGRLRTRIRPVDKNKLNREELNKAQYTIQHNAPETIMEFSPLTR, from the exons ATGGAGGACGCATTTGCACTCGTCGTTTTAACAC tgTTACAACTATGTCGAGCCGAAATATCAAATACAGAGTGGTACGCGGCAAATCTTATAAACGACCCGAGCTACACACCAAAACCTATTACTGAGATATTTAcaactgatttaaatttttcaccGAAAATTCCGACGATATCAACACAGACAAACACTCGAATCACGCCACCTGCTACAACCACGACAAGTACTACTCCTGCAACGACTACATTTAGTAACAGTGATAGTACAACGCAGCAAGACCAGGCGCAAAGAATACCGTTTCAAATTGTAGGAGTACCAGGTCCTCAACAACCACAAATAATTACTCAAGCAGTCACTGACCCAAAAAATGAACTCTCCAGctttttgttgatttttgatCCAAGACAACAAACCAGTCAATTATTTCCTCAACCAATCAACACTTCTCCACCTACGTCGACTGTAACTCAATCTACCACAACAGAAACTCCTACCACATCAATGCGAACTCGGTCAACAACTGTGCCACCACAAACTTCAACTCAAACAACAAACATGCAAGAAACGACAATTTTGCCAAGAAATCTACAGCAACAAACGATTCCTTTAGCGCCTACTGTGGTATCACCAAGTTTCGTTCCCGGAAGATGGGATATAAGAAACATTGTTTATCCAAATTTCCCAATAATTAATACCGGTTGCAACACAACAACAGTATCCAACACAGTTGTTGGAAGTTCGACTATAACTCCTCAGACCGTACGGCCAGGAACCGGAAGCGGTAATCCTTTTTTGACAGTTCGCTTAAAAGCGCCCAAGGGCTCTTTAACAAACATTCGTATTAATCCAACAACAACAACGAAAAAACCAACTACGACAAGACGaagaaaatcaaacaaaaagtCAAACGATTATGAAATATGCTTAAGATCGTGTGATGGCAAAAAGGAGCCGATTTGCAGCAGCCCTATTGGAGTGTTCCCAATTAATCCAGATAGGCTGAAGGGCTTTGCATCGCTGTGTCACATGGCGTGTCATAACTCATTTAGGAAGGACC aaGTCTACGAAAAAGTGACCGAAGGCCGATGTGGGAGGTTGCGTACCCGTATACGACCCGTGGACAAGAACAAATTAAACAGAGAAGAGTTAAACAAAGCCCAATACACAATACAACACAATGCTCCAGAAACTATTATGGAATTTTCGCCTTTAACGCGTTAA
- the LOC125066690 gene encoding mucin-2-like isoform X2 yields the protein MEDAFALVVLTLLQLCRAEISNTEWYAANLINDPSYTPKPITEIFTTDLNFSPKIPTISTQTNTRITPPATTTTSTTPATTTFSNSDSTTQQDQAQRIPFQIVGVPGPQQPQIITQAVTDPKNELSSFLLIFDPRQQTSQLFPQPINTSPPTSTVTQSTTTETPTTSMRTRSTTVPPQTSTQTTNMQETTILPRNLQQQTIPLAPTVVSPSFVPGRWDIRNIVYPNFPIINTGCNTTTVSNTVVGSSTITPQTVRPGTGSGNPFLTVRLKAPKGSLTNIRINPTTTTKKPTTTRRRKSNKKSNDYEICLRSCDGKKEPICSSPIGVFPINPDRLKGFASLCHMACHNSFRKDLYEKVTEGRCGRLRTRIRPVDKNKLNREELNKAQYTIQHNAPETIMEFSPLTR from the exons ATGGAGGACGCATTTGCACTCGTCGTTTTAACAC tgTTACAACTATGTCGAGCCGAAATATCAAATACAGAGTGGTACGCGGCAAATCTTATAAACGACCCGAGCTACACACCAAAACCTATTACTGAGATATTTAcaactgatttaaatttttcaccGAAAATTCCGACGATATCAACACAGACAAACACTCGAATCACGCCACCTGCTACAACCACGACAAGTACTACTCCTGCAACGACTACATTTAGTAACAGTGATAGTACAACGCAGCAAGACCAGGCGCAAAGAATACCGTTTCAAATTGTAGGAGTACCAGGTCCTCAACAACCACAAATAATTACTCAAGCAGTCACTGACCCAAAAAATGAACTCTCCAGctttttgttgatttttgatCCAAGACAACAAACCAGTCAATTATTTCCTCAACCAATCAACACTTCTCCACCTACGTCGACTGTAACTCAATCTACCACAACAGAAACTCCTACCACATCAATGCGAACTCGGTCAACAACTGTGCCACCACAAACTTCAACTCAAACAACAAACATGCAAGAAACGACAATTTTGCCAAGAAATCTACAGCAACAAACGATTCCTTTAGCGCCTACTGTGGTATCACCAAGTTTCGTTCCCGGAAGATGGGATATAAGAAACATTGTTTATCCAAATTTCCCAATAATTAATACCGGTTGCAACACAACAACAGTATCCAACACAGTTGTTGGAAGTTCGACTATAACTCCTCAGACCGTACGGCCAGGAACCGGAAGCGGTAATCCTTTTTTGACAGTTCGCTTAAAAGCGCCCAAGGGCTCTTTAACAAACATTCGTATTAATCCAACAACAACAACGAAAAAACCAACTACGACAAGACGaagaaaatcaaacaaaaagtCAAACGATTATGAAATATGCTTAAGATCGTGTGATGGCAAAAAGGAGCCGATTTGCAGCAGCCCTATTGGAGTGTTCCCAATTAATCCAGATAGGCTGAAGGGCTTTGCATCGCTGTGTCACATGGCGTGTCATAACTCATTTAGGAAGGACC TCTACGAAAAAGTGACCGAAGGCCGATGTGGGAGGTTGCGTACCCGTATACGACCCGTGGACAAGAACAAATTAAACAGAGAAGAGTTAAACAAAGCCCAATACACAATACAACACAATGCTCCAGAAACTATTATGGAATTTTCGCCTTTAACGCGTTAA